The sequence TGTCATGGCGGGTAATATCGACCTCAAGAACTTCGGCGGGCATTCCACCTGTGAGAGCTTCTGGGACCCTCACCTCGTCTATGCCCCTTGGGGCGGGGAGGTCTCCTTCTTCCAGATGCACGCTCCATACGACATCGTGGGGGGGTGGGAGAAACGCTCCCCGGAGCTGCAGGATGCGATTCTTGATAAATGGCACAAGGTGGCTCCAAACTTCACAAAGGACAACGTCATACAGACCAACGCCGAGACCCCGGTGGACATCGAGATCCGGCTCCCTAACATGCGCCGCGGCTCCATAAAGCACGGCGACTATCGGCCGACGCAGCTAAATACCTTCCGCCCCAATATAGAATGCTCCGGCCACGCCACACCCATCGATGGCCTATATGTGTGTGGGGTCTCCTCTTATCCGGGTGGACTTGTACTCGGCGGGTCGGGCTACCTCGCCGCTAACAGGGTGGCCGAGGACATGGGTGTTAAGAAGTGGTGGAAACCTACTCGTGAGATGGAGCGTTTCACTAAGACATATATGAAATAGCCGACCCGGCCAATATCGCAGTGGGCTAAATTAGGCTTGTATTAGCTAGATAGTGGTCGGCATTAGAGCTTGTTATCTAAAAACGACCTTCTTACTGAAGCGGGGAATTAAGCCTACGGTGAAGCTTATCTTAAGCCCAAGAGGGGAGGTGTTGTGCGATTTTGAAAGCCTGGTGAGGGAATTTATTCAAGCATTTACTCTATGTCGCAGGCTCGTTATAGAGCATGATGGTTCCAGCATATAGGGGTGATATAGTAACCAAATGTCGGACGCTATAATGGAGGAATAAAGGGAGGATTTTCTCTATGCTATACGAGACCATCAAGTATGAAAAGGAAGACGGGTTATGTCTCGTCACGCTTAACCGACCCAAATCGCTAAATGCACTAAACGTGAAGATGTGGGTTGAGCTGGATCACGCAATGAACCTTATCGACAACGATGATGAGATAAAGGCGTTCGTTTTTACCGGCGCTCCAAGGCCTGATGGAAGGCCCTGCTTTTGTGCTGGAGCTGATGTTAAAGAGATGGCAGGTTTTATTTCGGGCGGCCAATTCGCCCAGACCGAGAGCACTCAAGCGGCTCAAGAGGCTCCCGATGCCCCATCAGCCCGGATCCCAAAAGCACAATACTCAATAGCAAAGACCCTCTGGTCCCTCCGCCAGCCCAGGGGAGCAATGGTTCCCACCTTTGAGAAGATCGCCTGGTCGCCCAAGATCTCAATAGCCGCCATCGACGGCATATGCACTGCCGGCGGTATCGAACTGGCACTTTCCTGTGATATCATCATCGCCGCGGAAACGGCCCAAATAAGTGACATGCATGTAAAGAACCTGGGGTGGATCGGCGGCGCAGGTGCCACAGCAAACATGGCGTGGCGGGTAGGTGTTTCCAAGGCCATCGAGCTATGCTGCACCGGTGATGTCATCGATGGCAAGGAAGCCCACCGCATTGGCCTCGCTAACCAGTTTTGGCCTCCGGAGCAGTACCTTGATAAGGCCAAGGAGATGGCGAGAAAGATCGGCAGCATGCGCGCAGCGGCTCTCATCATTACCAAGGCAACCTGTCGCTCGGTACAGGATATGGACCGCAAATCAACCCAGCGTTACTGCGACGATGGTTTTTCCATACTACTCAGCGAGCAAGAGGCCTCCGATTTCGGCCCCCAACGCTGGGTAAAAGAGTAATAGTAGGGAAATCGTTATGGCCGAAAGAATAGGAATCGTATCAGTCGCTCAGACCAAATATAGCCCCAATAGAGCCGATGTAAATGAAGAGGAACTTGCCTATGAGGCGATAAAGCAAGTGCTGGAGGAGACGGGGTTGACCCTTTCCGATATGGACTCTGCGGTAACCTGTTCTCAGGACTTCTGGGACGGCAGGACCATATCCAGCATGAACATCCAGCACGTTGTGGGCGCGCATTTGGGACATGAGGACAATATTTCTGAGGATGGAATCAATGCCGTTTACGCAGCCATGGGACAGATACTCTCCGGGCACCAGGACATCGTACTGGTTGAAGCACATACCAAGGAATCCCAGTGTGACAAGAGCCTGATCGAAAACGCTGCCTTCGATGCCATTCTCATGAGGCAGTTAGGCCTGGACTTTACCTCAGCCGCTGCCCTGCAGGCGAAACGCTACATGTACAGGTACGGTTTAACTGCAGAGCAGTGCGCCGGTGTGGTTATAAGGAACCGCGCTAATGCCAAGAACAATCCATTCGCTCAGGAGCCCATGGATATCTCGGTGGATGATGTTCTCGGCTCGAAGATGCTGGTATCCCCCATCAGGCTCCTGGATACCAAGCCGATATCGGATGGCGCATGTGCCATGATTATGGCGACGGAGGCGAAGGCCAAGAAGCTCGCCAAGAAGCCGGTCTGGATATTGGGAGCATCAAATTGCTACGAGACGCACTACCTTGGAGACAGGGAACTGGCCGATTGTGATGCCCTGGTGAAGGCTGCCAAGAAGGCCTACAGCATGGCCGGAATCGACAACCCATTGAGGCAGATAGACGTTGCCGAGATATCGACGGAATACTCTTACCAGGAGCCCCTGTGGATGGAAGGTCTCGGTTTCTGTGGCCGGGGTGAGGGAGGAAAACTGGTTAATTCCAGAGTGATAAGGATGGGTGGCAAGCTCCCGGTTAACCCATCGGGAGGAGTACTTCCAGGCAACCCCAATGGTGTGGCAGGAATGGCCCGCGTGGCTGAGGCGGTACTTCAGCTTCGTGGTGATGCTGGCGCTAGGCAGGTAAAGGGGGCTAAGGTCGCCCTTACCCACGGTTATACCGGCATCTGCGGGCAGCATCAAGCGGTGATGATCCTTGGTAATATGTAGGGAGAGGTGAGATATGCCTGGCAAAGTGGCTATAGTAGGGACCGGTCAAACGTACCACACCGGCAGGCGCAACGATGTGAACCAGCCGGAGATGGTTGCTGAGGCAGTGAGAGCCGCACTGGCCGATGCCCAGCTTAGCATTAATGACATCGAGGCTGTTTTCTCGGGCAATATGGAGACCTTTGAAGGTATCTTTCTCCCCGATCACGGGATGGCCGCGGAAGTCGGAGCCTTCGGCAAGCCAGGTTTCAAAGTTAATACAGGTGGTACAACCGGCGGCTCGGTCGTCGCTGAGGGCTTCTATATGGTTTCATCGGGCCTATACGACATTGCCCTGACCATTGGCTTTGAGAAGCAGGATTGCGGCGATACCACCGCTGCTATTTCGGCTGCCGCTGTCCCAACGTGGGCTAAAGGCGCAGCAACCGGCGCCATCGGCGAGTTTGCCAAACAGGCACTGTCCTATATGGAGACATCAGGGGGCAAGGAAGAGCATGCCGCTATGGTGCGGCTTAAGGCGGACCGTGGCGCATGCAGAAATCCGCATGCCCACCTGAAGCTCGGGCTTAAGAGCATAGACGAGGTACTGCAGTCGCCATATCTGGTATGGCCGCTCAGGCTGATGGACTTCTGCCCTCAATCCTGCGGTGCCTGTGCCCTTATACTAGCCTCGGAGAAGAGGGCCAAGAAGATTCACAAAAAGCCGGTCTGGATCGCGGATCTCGAGGTGGTGCACCAGGAACCTTTCCGCGCCGGTATCTTTGGCGATCCAACCGGCAAGGAAACCTACACCCAGCATGTGGCCTGCCAGAGGCTGTATAAGAGGAATGGAATTACCAACGTTCGAAAACAAATCGATATGGCTGAGATCTACGAACCCTCCAACTGGGAGGAGATGAATCTCTATGAGCATTTTCACATTTGTGATGTGGGCGAGGGTTGGAAGCTGATAGAGAAGGGGATAACCGAGATAGAGGGAGAGTTCCCGGTAAATCCCTCCGGTGGTGTGATAGCTACCAATCCCATCGGTGCTACGCCGGTCATCCGTGTAGCTGAGGCTGCTCTCCAGATTCGGGGGGACGCCGGTGAGCACCAGGTAACCAGGGACGTCAAGTCTGCCCTTGCCACCGCTCTCGGTGGGCCCAACTGGACAGCGATGTTCTTGCTTAAGAGGTCGTTGTAGGAGGCCAATCAAATGTCAAAGGAATCCCCGAAGAAAAGGGTAGATGAACCTGAGTATATTCGTATAAATTATAATGCACCTCGGCCTTACAACTGGTCCACCGGCAAGTACCTGGGCAAGGTCTATGCAGAGGCGAAGGAAAGCAAGAAGCTGGTGGGCAACCGGTGTCCCCAGTGCAAGGAGATCTGGTTGCCGCCGACGCCGGTCTGCCCCAAGTGCAAGGTTGATATGGGCTGGGACTGGGTCGAACTGCCCCAGACGGGCACTTTATACCAGTACACCTATCTCGTCTATCCGCTGTGGGACCCGCACTTTGGCGAGAAATGGGCCAACCCATACCCTTCCGCCATCATCCTTCTGGACAATGGAGTTTATTACAGGCACTGGCTGGAAGAGACAGACAAGGAGAAGCTGAAGGCGGGGATGCGGTTGCAGGCCGTTTGGAAAGAAGATTATGAGGAGCGTGGCCAGGGAGTACAGGACATCCTGTACTTCAGGACGATTGAGGGGTAGGAGGTTATAGAGATGGCGAAAGTGACTGAGAAACTGGAGGGGATGGATGTCTGGATCTATCACGGGCAGATAAAGATTCCGAACAGTTATTCCGCCGGCGCTGTGGGGAGCCGTTTTCTTATAGGGCTGAGAGATAAAAAGAAAATTATGGGCACGAGGTGCCCCACATGTAATCGCGTTTACGTCCCGGCCAGGTCTATCTGTAAGGATTGCTTTGGCCAGCTCGATGAGTGGGTTGAGGTAAGCGATAAGGGGACCGTGCTCACCTATTCAATTGAATACGAGCCAAAGCCTATCCAGCCGGTTGATCCTCCTATCGTAT comes from Dehalococcoidia bacterium and encodes:
- a CDS encoding enoyl-CoA hydratase/isomerase family protein; the encoded protein is MLYETIKYEKEDGLCLVTLNRPKSLNALNVKMWVELDHAMNLIDNDDEIKAFVFTGAPRPDGRPCFCAGADVKEMAGFISGGQFAQTESTQAAQEAPDAPSARIPKAQYSIAKTLWSLRQPRGAMVPTFEKIAWSPKISIAAIDGICTAGGIELALSCDIIIAAETAQISDMHVKNLGWIGGAGATANMAWRVGVSKAIELCCTGDVIDGKEAHRIGLANQFWPPEQYLDKAKEMARKIGSMRAAALIITKATCRSVQDMDRKSTQRYCDDGFSILLSEQEASDFGPQRWVKE
- a CDS encoding thiolase family protein — its product is MAERIGIVSVAQTKYSPNRADVNEEELAYEAIKQVLEETGLTLSDMDSAVTCSQDFWDGRTISSMNIQHVVGAHLGHEDNISEDGINAVYAAMGQILSGHQDIVLVEAHTKESQCDKSLIENAAFDAILMRQLGLDFTSAAALQAKRYMYRYGLTAEQCAGVVIRNRANAKNNPFAQEPMDISVDDVLGSKMLVSPIRLLDTKPISDGACAMIMATEAKAKKLAKKPVWILGASNCYETHYLGDRELADCDALVKAAKKAYSMAGIDNPLRQIDVAEISTEYSYQEPLWMEGLGFCGRGEGGKLVNSRVIRMGGKLPVNPSGGVLPGNPNGVAGMARVAEAVLQLRGDAGARQVKGAKVALTHGYTGICGQHQAVMILGNM
- a CDS encoding thiolase family protein; translated protein: MPGKVAIVGTGQTYHTGRRNDVNQPEMVAEAVRAALADAQLSINDIEAVFSGNMETFEGIFLPDHGMAAEVGAFGKPGFKVNTGGTTGGSVVAEGFYMVSSGLYDIALTIGFEKQDCGDTTAAISAAAVPTWAKGAATGAIGEFAKQALSYMETSGGKEEHAAMVRLKADRGACRNPHAHLKLGLKSIDEVLQSPYLVWPLRLMDFCPQSCGACALILASEKRAKKIHKKPVWIADLEVVHQEPFRAGIFGDPTGKETYTQHVACQRLYKRNGITNVRKQIDMAEIYEPSNWEEMNLYEHFHICDVGEGWKLIEKGITEIEGEFPVNPSGGVIATNPIGATPVIRVAEAALQIRGDAGEHQVTRDVKSALATALGGPNWTAMFLLKRSL
- a CDS encoding OB-fold domain-containing protein; translation: MSKESPKKRVDEPEYIRINYNAPRPYNWSTGKYLGKVYAEAKESKKLVGNRCPQCKEIWLPPTPVCPKCKVDMGWDWVELPQTGTLYQYTYLVYPLWDPHFGEKWANPYPSAIILLDNGVYYRHWLEETDKEKLKAGMRLQAVWKEDYEERGQGVQDILYFRTIEG
- a CDS encoding Zn-ribbon domain-containing OB-fold protein, with product MAKVTEKLEGMDVWIYHGQIKIPNSYSAGAVGSRFLIGLRDKKKIMGTRCPTCNRVYVPARSICKDCFGQLDEWVEVSDKGTVLTYSIEYEPKPIQPVDPPIVYGIIQLDGADTGLVHMLGEVDPEQLRVGMRVQAVFSDERVASIMDIKYFKPLY